A single genomic interval of Dysidea avara chromosome 6, odDysAvar1.4, whole genome shotgun sequence harbors:
- the LOC136258019 gene encoding ubiquitin carboxyl-terminal hydrolase 16-like isoform X2 has translation MSGDEVTLPSPYHTLLDEKPKQKQKVHDTDPTSCGLLCCLASLWNGLKKIGKCLMSVLCYCIFWGQESGCSGDGDDGSKYGGGDGDDDIPLPAPLINLGNTCYFNVIVQAINYTKEFHDMCKSSRTYTLKSKTGEKLKIPVFQLGAINRELHNLLSKMSQSGRMSINPGGLLSKINESGDGKVFDANQQDAHELLRHLLQHLKNEEIKIIQNEVRNYNESPLSEGLMSEYIRAANRGVTLIDRNIGGKCVNTIICRECLKPVQLTEPFFDISLSIPDQSTKNEKRNEIPLMTRRHVAISDTDSHAINTDINSAGGSDRQTVVTASDLRSPPILEAHINPKVATEFTTLQQYLHNEGLHYHPPSPARLPSALGLEQSLHNYTDVDVLDDDNRFICNSCNRNNCLVSKQTMILQLHNVLILHIKRFNIGDIAVTKNNKFLSFSQLLDIAPYCSDKCLQRLKDKNDQILYGLYAVVVHRGRRLRSGHYVAYVRVRPNRSKVPPLPQDSEYEKSASHDRVPQGFEYDERAAYDGVWCYTSDQTINKCSRGFEDVKSQHAYLLFYEKLPTK, from the exons ATGTCTGGAGATGAAGTGACGCTTCCTTCCCCATACCACACGTTGCTCGACGAG AAGCCGAAACAGAAACAAAAGGTCCACGATACTGATCCAACAAGCTGTGGATTACTCTGTTGTTTAGCATCACTATG GAATGGTCTGAAAAAGATAGGAAAATGTTTGAT GTCTGTACTCTGTTATTGCATATTTTGGGGACAAGAAAGTG GCTGTAGTGGTGATGGCGATGATGGCAGTAAATATGGTGGTGGTGATGGCGATGATGACATACCATTACCAGCT CCACTGATAAATCTTGGAAACACGTGCTATTTCAACGTGATCGTACAA GCTATAAACTATACGAAGGAATTTCATGACATGTGTAAATCATCTCGGACATACACCCTGAAATCTAAAACA GGTGAAAAGTTGAAGATCCCAGTTTTTCAGCTTGGTGCTATCAACAGGGAATTGCACAACCTCCTCTCTAAAATGAGTCAGTCAGGACGTATGAGCATTAACCCAGGAGGATTGCTGTCTAAAATCAATGAAAG TGGTGATGGTAAGGTGTTTGATGCAAATCAACAAGATGCTCATGAACTACTTAGACATCTACTGCAGCATCTCaagaatgaagaaattaag ATTATTCAAAATGAAGTAAGGAACTATAATGAGTCACCACTGAGTGAAGGACTGATGTCAG AATACATTCGGGCAGCAAACAGAGGTGTAACTTTAATAGATCGAAATATCGGTGGAAAATGTGTTAATACTATCATCTGCCGAGAATGTTTAAAG CCTGTACAACTAACAGAACCATTTTTTGATATATCACTGTCTATACCAGATCAATCG ACTAAAAATGAAAAAAGGAATGAAATACCTCTTATGACAAGAAGACATGTAGCCATTTCCGACACAGATTCTCATGCTATTAATACAGACATTAACAGTGCTGGAGgttcagacagacagacagtagTGACTGCATCAGATTTAAGGTCACCACCAATTCTGGAAGCTCACATAAATCCCAAAGTAGCAACTGAATTCACCACACTGCAGCAGTACTTGCATAATGAAGGACTTCACTACCATCCACCATCACCTGCAAGATTACCAAGTGCACTTGGCTTGGAGCAGTCACTGCACAATTACACAGATGTTGATGTCTTAGATGATGACAACCGATTTATTTGTAATAGCTGCAATAGAAATAATT GTTTGGTGAGTAAACAGACAATGATCCTGCAGTTACACAATGTGCTGATTTTGCACATTAAAAGATTCAATATTGGCGATATTGCAGTTACTAAAAACAACAAGTTTCTATCATTCTCACAGTTGTTGGACATAGCACCCTACTGTTCCGATAAATGTCTACAG CGACTAAAAGATAAAAATGACCAAATTTTGTATGGCCTGTATGCTGTGGTGGTCCACAGAGGAAGAAGACTTAGAAGTGGTCACTATGTTGCTTATGTACGAGTTCGACCAAACCGATCAAAAGTACCTCCACTTCCACAAGACTCAGAATATGAAAAGAGTGCGTCTCATGATAGAGTTCCACAAGGGTTTGAGTATGATGAGAGAGCAGCTTATGATGGAGTGTGGTGCTACACTAGTGATCAGACCATCAACAAGTGCTCCAGAGGATTTGAGGATGTCAAATCCCAACATGCTTACCTGTTGTTTTATGAGAAATTGCCAACTAAATAA
- the LOC136258019 gene encoding ubiquitin carboxyl-terminal hydrolase 16-like isoform X1 — protein MSGDEVTLPSPYHTLLDEKPKQKQKVHDTDPTSCGLLCCLASLWNGLKKIGKCLMSVLCYCIFWGQESGCSGDGDDGSKYGGGDGDDDIPLPAPLINLGNTCYFNVIVQAINYTKEFHDMCKSSRTYTLKSKTGEKLKIPVFQLGAINRELHNLLSKMSQSGRMSINPGGLLSKINESGDGKVFDANQQDAHELLRHLLQHLKNEEIKIIQNEVRNYNESPLSEGLMSEYIRAANRGVTLIDRNIGGKCVNTIICRECLKPVQLTEPFFDISLSIPDQSFFFKTKNEKRNEIPLMTRRHVAISDTDSHAINTDINSAGGSDRQTVVTASDLRSPPILEAHINPKVATEFTTLQQYLHNEGLHYHPPSPARLPSALGLEQSLHNYTDVDVLDDDNRFICNSCNRNNCLVSKQTMILQLHNVLILHIKRFNIGDIAVTKNNKFLSFSQLLDIAPYCSDKCLQRLKDKNDQILYGLYAVVVHRGRRLRSGHYVAYVRVRPNRSKVPPLPQDSEYEKSASHDRVPQGFEYDERAAYDGVWCYTSDQTINKCSRGFEDVKSQHAYLLFYEKLPTK, from the exons ATGTCTGGAGATGAAGTGACGCTTCCTTCCCCATACCACACGTTGCTCGACGAG AAGCCGAAACAGAAACAAAAGGTCCACGATACTGATCCAACAAGCTGTGGATTACTCTGTTGTTTAGCATCACTATG GAATGGTCTGAAAAAGATAGGAAAATGTTTGAT GTCTGTACTCTGTTATTGCATATTTTGGGGACAAGAAAGTG GCTGTAGTGGTGATGGCGATGATGGCAGTAAATATGGTGGTGGTGATGGCGATGATGACATACCATTACCAGCT CCACTGATAAATCTTGGAAACACGTGCTATTTCAACGTGATCGTACAA GCTATAAACTATACGAAGGAATTTCATGACATGTGTAAATCATCTCGGACATACACCCTGAAATCTAAAACA GGTGAAAAGTTGAAGATCCCAGTTTTTCAGCTTGGTGCTATCAACAGGGAATTGCACAACCTCCTCTCTAAAATGAGTCAGTCAGGACGTATGAGCATTAACCCAGGAGGATTGCTGTCTAAAATCAATGAAAG TGGTGATGGTAAGGTGTTTGATGCAAATCAACAAGATGCTCATGAACTACTTAGACATCTACTGCAGCATCTCaagaatgaagaaattaag ATTATTCAAAATGAAGTAAGGAACTATAATGAGTCACCACTGAGTGAAGGACTGATGTCAG AATACATTCGGGCAGCAAACAGAGGTGTAACTTTAATAGATCGAAATATCGGTGGAAAATGTGTTAATACTATCATCTGCCGAGAATGTTTAAAG CCTGTACAACTAACAGAACCATTTTTTGATATATCACTGTCTATACCAGATCAATCG TTCTTTTTCAAGACTAAAAATGAAAAAAGGAATGAAATACCTCTTATGACAAGAAGACATGTAGCCATTTCCGACACAGATTCTCATGCTATTAATACAGACATTAACAGTGCTGGAGgttcagacagacagacagtagTGACTGCATCAGATTTAAGGTCACCACCAATTCTGGAAGCTCACATAAATCCCAAAGTAGCAACTGAATTCACCACACTGCAGCAGTACTTGCATAATGAAGGACTTCACTACCATCCACCATCACCTGCAAGATTACCAAGTGCACTTGGCTTGGAGCAGTCACTGCACAATTACACAGATGTTGATGTCTTAGATGATGACAACCGATTTATTTGTAATAGCTGCAATAGAAATAATT GTTTGGTGAGTAAACAGACAATGATCCTGCAGTTACACAATGTGCTGATTTTGCACATTAAAAGATTCAATATTGGCGATATTGCAGTTACTAAAAACAACAAGTTTCTATCATTCTCACAGTTGTTGGACATAGCACCCTACTGTTCCGATAAATGTCTACAG CGACTAAAAGATAAAAATGACCAAATTTTGTATGGCCTGTATGCTGTGGTGGTCCACAGAGGAAGAAGACTTAGAAGTGGTCACTATGTTGCTTATGTACGAGTTCGACCAAACCGATCAAAAGTACCTCCACTTCCACAAGACTCAGAATATGAAAAGAGTGCGTCTCATGATAGAGTTCCACAAGGGTTTGAGTATGATGAGAGAGCAGCTTATGATGGAGTGTGGTGCTACACTAGTGATCAGACCATCAACAAGTGCTCCAGAGGATTTGAGGATGTCAAATCCCAACATGCTTACCTGTTGTTTTATGAGAAATTGCCAACTAAATAA